A genome region from Anastrepha obliqua isolate idAnaObli1 chromosome 4, idAnaObli1_1.0, whole genome shotgun sequence includes the following:
- the LOC129245558 gene encoding uncharacterized protein LOC129245558 translates to MGGPYPPLPPTIEGQTYCLRWNNHKSNLVEILDALIKVESYVDCTIVVDDQVQFKAHRVVLAANSPYFQAILQDVPMDHCSIIFPGVKAFEMRALLDYMYTGEVNVTQSQIPTIMRIAEELEVKGLFDMADLKEKFNKLSEEHAGRSSHGYPYAATSASSLTAPYAMTASSTSAQSIPTGVHNGAKDHGVDLPMPPQKNSSSVISTSSNISPSAATSSTSSPPYVNYKSPYSNLYSKSPGPSNSGGSAGTEGAGQSKSSNTPQTPTHSQSQPSNAERSQWPLSPSAAVSLLGSVYDSVPDNPLKRKKLSSMTSMLMNRDTPILRNVLAQANPADSSQPMSFSLSGATKSEKSNVDKNSPHTGSLTGHNNNHGHHFNGADYSSDKKYPDEPHSPYTDRSFDDDGYDAKSNYAGGGFSSNSNQKPEWKRYKQYTRSDIMSAIQCVREGMSALQASRKFGVPSRTLYDKVKKLGITTGRPMNRTMKRSPSNVESSTAFPYPHGYGAEPLMSSMHDGRNDEREPKDHHRAEHHHIPPQLPHSLLDHALLQQALESRGGDIAGRGALLLAAAAHAAANRISTSPGPNGPNAVRSPSPPNYGRKYGRVSESDFAMERGLDHDREHAIERDGAHRNERHRLENELENEQEMATESDREREYERDHEREQAHDRRRAHEFERGQERENCDRAREHNRRNRQHSREVEETAGHVEDLSVSRRRCISPQEEALQRRTRSPSYSPPSPRAATIPAAVECSTGVIKLATAASVAVAPAAISPNNHRSRSSSRNSNGLTIADNNSVDEYNNESNSTLEAATTMATIKREVISIDDGRTD, encoded by the exons ATGGGTGGCCCCTACCCCCCATTGCCGCCCACAATTGAGGGTCAAACATATTGTTTACGTTGGAATAATCATAAATCTAACCTGGTCGAAATTCTCGATGCGCTTATAAAGGTTGAGAGCTATGTGGACTGTACGATTGTTGTCGACGACCAAGTGCAATTTAAAGCGCACAGGGTAGTGTTAGCCGCCAATTCGCCATATTTCCAGGCCATATTGCAGGATGTACCAATGGATCATTGCAGCATTATTTTTCCCGGTGTGAAAGCATTCGAAATGCGCGCACTGCTTGATTACATGTACACCGGTGAAGTGAATGTAACACAGAGCCAAATACCCACTATAATGCGTATTGCCGAAGAGCTAGAAGTGAAAGGACTTTTCGATATGGCCGATCTGAAGGAGAAGTTCAACAAACTGAGCGAAGAGCATGCGGGACGATCAAGCCATGGTTATCCATATGCGGCTACCAGCGCGTCATCTTTAACAGCGCCTTATGCCATGACGGCTAGTTCAACATCCGCCCAGAGCATACCAACCGGTGTGCACAATGGTGCTAAAGATCATGGCGTCGATTTACCAATGCCACCACAAAAGAACTCATCATCCGTGATCTCAACGTCCTCAAACATATCGCCATCGGCTGCAACTTCCAGCACCTCCTCGCCACCATACGTTAACTATAAGTCCCCATACTCAAATTTATATTCCAAATCTCCTGGCCCCTCCAATAGTGGTGGGTCTGCTGGCACTGAGGGCGCAGGACAATCTAAGTCCTCGAATACACCACAGACACCCACTCATTCACAATCTCAGCCATCAAATGCCGAACGTAGCCAATGGCCATTATCGCCGTCAGCAGCAGTAAGCCTTTTGGGCTCTGTCTATGATTCTGTGCCGGATAACCCGCTAAAGCGTAAGAAGCTTTCGTCGATGACCTCAATGCTAATGAACCGTGACACCCCTATTTTACGTAATGTCTTGGCTCAAGCCAATCCCGCCGACTCATCCCAACCAATGTCTTTCTCATTGTCTGGCGCAACTAAATCAGAAAAATCAAATGTCGACAAGAACTCGCCACATACTGGATCATTGACAGGACATAATAACAATCACGGTCATCACTTCAACGGCGCCGACTACAGCAGCGATAAG AAATATCCTGATGAACCGCATTCACCCTACACTGATCGATCTTTCGATGACGATGGTTACGATGCAAAGAGCAATTATGCAGGTGGAGGGTTTAGCTCCAATTCGAATCAGAAACCGGAATGGAAACGCTATAAGCAATACACACGCAGCGACATTATGTCAGCTATTCAGTGTGTGCGGGAAGGTATGAGTGCGCTGCAAGCCTCACGCAAGTTCGGTGTTCCGTCTCGCACACTGTACGACAAAGTTAAGAAATTAGGAATAACCACGGGACGGCCAATGAATCGCACCATGAAACGTAGTCCTAGTAACGTAGAGTCGTCCACCGCTTTTCCGTACCCACACGGCTATGGCGCTGAGCCATTAATGTCGTCGATGCATGACGGACGCAACGATGAGCGTGAACCTAAAGATCACCATCGTGCTGAGCACCATCACATTCCTCCTCAGCTGCCGCATTCGTTATTAGATCACGCATTACTGCAACAGGCCTTAGAGAGTCGAGGTGGAGACATTGCAGGACGGGGCGCACTGTTGCTGGCGGCGGCTGCACACGCTGCCGCCAATCGTATTTCAACAAGCCCAGGTCCCAATGGGCCTAATGCCGTGCGTTCTCCCAGTCCACCTAATTACGGTAGGAAGTATGGGCGCGTAAGTGAGTCAGATTTTGCGATGGAACGTGGACTAGATCACGATCGAGAACACGCCATTGAACGTGATGGTGCCCACAGAAATGAACGTCACAGGTTGGAAAATGAATTGGAAAATGAACAAGAAATGGCAACTGAGAGTGACCGCGAACGAGAATATGAGCGTGACCACGAAAGAGAGCAAGCACACGATAGGAGACGTGCGCACGAGTTTGAGCGCGGACAAGAGCGGGAGAACTGCGACAGGGCTCGCGAACACAATCGCAGAAATCGACAACACTCCCGCGAAGTTGAAGAGACTGCTGGCCATGTTGAAGACTTATCTGTGTCACGCAGGCGTTGTATATCGCCGCAAGAGGAAGCATTACAACGACGCACGCGTTCACCCTCATACTCGCCACCCTCACCACGCGCGGCAACAATTCCAGCAGCAGTCGAATGCAGCACAGGAGTTATTAAACTCGCCACTGCAGCATCAGTGGCTGTAGCACCTGCAGCCATTAGCCCGAACAACCATCGAAGTCGAAGCTCAAGTCGGAACAGTAACGGTCTGACGATTGCGGACAACAACAGCGTTGATGAGTACAACAACGAATCAAACTCCACAttagaagcagcaacaacaatggcaaCAATAAAACGCGAGGTCATTAGTATCGACGATGGACGCACCGACTGA
- the LOC129246288 gene encoding zinc finger protein 479 yields MQKSKRMRVSGADKSRGVVKNLPSGGQERTTNRQNGNKTSGLQKGAQLFVQRKKRRSLRAENNSSEGEKIYSNTKCCVICGNNNEVVDLSSNPIMKRTMASYCQDDGVNLDDCLSSLCIACVFKSRAVEEVQNNIKVRLQGFSNGLMLKSTKKQSFNMDREEYAEGNTAEEAIFGINDSNEHSSQMKLSVIKRSNDMSSESIQTSLEQVRIMESCESNSRLCCTASLIPASSTPLSFNHPSRPQRHQPTLSKYIYKNSVLDNSIENSDNKSSVQLANYTLTEISQLSAMHNVDSMNTKYNAEVQTALYQEGVELVTISNHPSSYTNSTHSQNGLNNSMLQVIRERSESVLITESGGKINNYKRTLRPVGPRLCQYCGNSYIRKDHYNKHIRRCRTLSIRSLSSLTATIEEKKETVSAKRFRMNGVNNCAPPAAIETSKRTRKFHCTECLATVDSITELREHRATHLRKYNCDMCDKKFNTLHEHDFHRIVCLAEKQVWQDQQRDEDQKELHVNNKNKSIVRSERSVTKSVMNCRITRARSRARTDVVEKPAEKPRLTVDEKSDIDAGYTSNNDDDDVSVADSMDSRRRIYTDDWLDRGNVTEMYDLPVMHIDNEKEYDLYLLERLKAQIKAQEFTCLAENCNFFTDTLLNLMLHDYVHHFKSSWFYCQKCGSVFTSKVFLDYHLDRQNGGRFICYKCNEQFMFQHQLDLHFIAHTKQVNHACDKCKCEFLTEGKLFQHIKLEHNNEIEKKLICIQSKTTFASSRSMDENRYINGRGHRKYSVKTLNMHLPRMPSKRPLELPGHKPYRRRIGVIEFENERNPNCCSCK; encoded by the exons ATGCAGAAGAGCAAAAGAATGCGCGTGTCGGGGGCAGACAAGAGTCGTGGTGTTGTAAAGAATTTGCCCAGTGGGGGCCAAGAACGAACCACCAATC GCCAGAATGGAAACAAAACAAGTGGCCTTCAAAAGGGGGCTCAGCTGTTCGTCCAACGAAAAAAGCGCCGTTCGCTGCGCGCTGAGAATAATTCTTCCGAGGGAGAAAAGATCTATAGTAATACGAAATGTTGTGTTATCTGTGGAAACAATAATGAAGTAGTTGATTTATCTTCAAACCCTATAATGAAGAGGACAATGGCCTCCTACTGTCAAGACGACGGTGTG AATCTCGATGACTGTTTATCCTCCCTTTGCATAGCATGCGTATTTAAGTCAAGAGCTGTGGAAgaagttcaaaataatataaaagtacGCTTGCAAGGATTTAGTAATGGTCTAATGTTGAAATCgactaaaaaacaaagttttaataTGGACAGAGAAGAATATGCTGAAGGAAATACAGCGGAAGAAGCCATTTTTGGAATAAATGACAGCAATGAACACTCTTCTCAAATGAAACTCAGTGTTATTAAGCGTTCCAATGATATGAGTAGTGAATCGATTCAAACTTCACTTGAACAAGTAAGAATCATGGAATCATGCGAAAGTAATTCTCGATTATGTTGTACTGCTTCCCTAATACCTGCTTCAAGTACTCCACTATCATTTAACCATCCGTCCCGACCTCAACGACACCAACCcactttaagtaaatatatttacaaaaatagtgTGCTCGATAACTCCATCGAAAATTCAGATAATAAAAGTAGTGTCCAATTGGCGAACTATACACTGACTGAGATTTCACAGCTGTCGGCAATGCATAATGTGGACTCAATGAATACGAAATATAATGCTGAGGTGCAAACAGCTTTATACCAAGAAGGAGTAGAATTGGTGACAATATCGAACCATCCGTCGTCATATACAAATTCTACACACTCGCAGAACGGTCTAAATAATTCAATGCTACAAGTTATTCGTGAACGCTCTGAATCAGTTCTAATAACAGAATCCGGTGGAAAAATTAATAACTATAAACGTACTTTGCGCCCAGTAGGCCCGAGGCTCTGCCAATATTGTGGTAATAGCTACATACGCAAAGACCATTACAATAAGCATATACGACGCTGTCGAACACTTTCTATACGAAGTTTATCTTCCTTAACTGCCactattgaagaaaaaaaagaaactgttAGTGCCAAACGTTTTCGAATGAATGGTGTAAACAATTGTGCTCCCCCCGCAGCAATTGAGACATCCAAGCGGACGCGCAAATTTCATTGCACCGAATGTCTGGCAACGGTGGATAGCATCACAGAGTTGAGGGAACATCGAGCAACTCATCTGCGCAAATATAACTGCGATATGTGTGACAAAAAGTTTAACACCTTGCATGAGCATGATTTTCATCGAATCGTTTGTTTGGCGGAAAAGCAGGTCTGGCAAGATCAACAACGCGATGAAGATCAGAAAGAGCTGCatgtaaataacaaaaataaatcaattgtcAGGTCGGAGCGATCTGTCACAAAATCAGTAATGAATTGCCGTATTACACGTGCTCGAAGTCGAGCTCGGACGGATGTGGTGGAAAAACCGGCAGAAAAGCCCAGATTAACTGTTGACGAGAAAAGTGATATTGATGCTGGTTACACAAGCAATAATGACGACGATGATGTGTCCGTTGCAGACTCAATGGATTCGAGACGAAGAATCTACACGGATGATTGGTTGGACAGAGGCAATGTTACTGAAATGTATGATCTGCCAGTGATGCACATAGATAATGAAAAAGAGTATG aTCTTTATTTACTAGAAAGACTAAAAGCGCAAATAAAAGCACAAGAGTTTACGTGTTTGGCCGAAAACTGTAACTTCTTCACAGACACACTATTGAACTTAATGCTTCACGACTATGTTCACCATTTCAAAAGCTCGTGGTTTTATTGTCAGAAATGTGGTAGCGTATTTACAAGCAA AGTTTTCTTGGATTACCACTTGGATCGTCAAAATGGAGGCAGATTCATTTGTTATAAATGTAACGAACAATTCATGTTTCAACATCAACTGGACTTGCATTTTATAGCACACACCAAGCAAGTGAATCACGCTTGTGATAAATGCAAGTGTGAATTTCTCACGGAAGGAAAATTGTTTCAGCATATAAAGCTTGAACACAACAATGAGATTGAAAAGAAACTAATATGTATTCAGAGTAAAACAACCTTCGCATCTTCTCGATCGATGGATGAAAATAGGTATATAAATGGTAGAGGGCATAGAAAGTATTCCGTAAAAACACTGAATATGCATCTACCGCGCATGCCATCAAAGAGGCCTTTGGAACTACCGGGACATAAACCATATCGCCGTCGCATTGGCGTCATTGAATTCGAGAATGAGAGAAACcctaattgttgtagttgtaaaTAG
- the LOC129246291 gene encoding peptidyl-prolyl cis-trans isomerase Fkbp12 — MGVQVIPISSGDGSTFPKTGQVVSVHYTGTLDNGTKFDSSRDRNKPFKFTLGKGEVIRGWDEGVAQLSVGQRAKLVCSPDYAYGSRGHPGVIPPNATLTFDVELLKVE, encoded by the exons ATGGGCGTGCAAGTTATACCTATTAGTTCCGGTGAtg GCAGCACATTCCCCAAAACAGGACAGGTGGTCTCTGTGCATTATACCGGAACATTGGACAATGGCACTAAATTTGATTCTTCACGCGATCGTAATAAGCCCTTCAAGTTTACACTTGGTAAGGGGGAAGTAATTCGCGGTTGGGATGAAGGTGTCGCTCAACTATCTGTAGGTCAACGCGCCAAACTTGTCTGCTCGCCGGACTATGCATACGGAAGTCGTGGACATCCTGGAGTTATCCCACCAAATGCTACTTTAACTTTCGATGTAGAGCTATTGAAGGTTGAGTAA